The DNA window acattaaactaaatggaaagaaacttgaagtaatcccactaaaatcagggactaggcaaggctgcccactcgcttcctacttattcaatatagttctcaaagtcctagccagaacaatcagacaacaaaaggagatcaaagggatacagattggaaaggaagaagtcaaaatatcactatttgcagacgatatgattgtatacttaagtgatctcacaagttccaccggagaactactaaacctgataaacaccttcagcaaagtggctgggtataaaattaactcaaataaaccagtagccttcctctacataaaagagaaacaagctgagaaaaaaattagggaaacgtcacccttcataatagtctcaaataatgtaaaattccTTGGCGTGACtgtaatcaagcaagtgaaagttctgtatgataagaacttcaagtttctgaagaaagaaattgcagaagatctcagaagatggaaagatcatccatgctcatggtttggcaggattaatatagtaaaaatggccattttaccaaaagcggtctacagattcaatccaatccccatcaaaattccaatccaattcttcatagtgttcaacagaacaatttgcaaattcatctggaataacaaaaaccaaggatATATAAacatatcttcaaaaataaaaggactttcggagggaatcactatctctgaactcaagcagcattacagagaaatagtgataaaaactgtatggtattggtacagagacagacagatagaccagtggaatagaattgaagacccagaaatgaacctacacacctatggtcacttgatttttgacaaaggagccaaaaccatccaatgcaaaaaagatagcattttcagcaaatggtgctggttcaactggaggtcagcatgtagaagaatgcagattaatccattcttatcactgtgtacaaagcttaagtccaaaaggatcaaagacctccacatcaaaccagatactctgaaactaatagaagaaaaagtggggaagaatctcaaacacatgggcactggagaaaatttcctgaaaaaaacaccaatgggttatgctcttagatcaagaattgacaaatgggatctcataaaactgcaaagcttctgtaaggcaaaggacactgctgttagggacaaaacagcaaccaacagattgggaaaagatctttatcaatcctacaactgatagagggcttatatctaaaatatacaaagaactcacgaagttagactacagggagacaaataaccctattaaaaatggggttcagagctaaacaaatttGCTACTGAGGAATGTTGagtgggtgagaagcacctagagaCATGTTCAactcctttagtcataagggaaatgcaaaccaaaacaaccctgagattctacctcacaccagtcagaatgactaagttcaAAAACCCCGGCgactgcagatgctggcgaggatgtggagaaagaggaacactcctccatttttggtgggattgcagactggtacaaccattctggaaatcagtctggaggttccacagaacattggacattgcactacctgaggaccaagctatacctctcttgggcatagatggtccaacacataacaaagacacatgatccactatgttcatagcagccttatttataatagccagaacctggaaagaacccagctgtgcttcaaaagaggaatggataaaatATGTAGTACATaaaaacaatggaatactacttcactatccaaaacaatgactttatgaagttcataggcaaatggatagaactggaaaatatcatcctgaatgaggtaacccaatcacacatggtatgcactcattgataagtggatatgagcccaactgtttgaattaccctagatgcacagaacacatgaaactcaaaaatcatgatcaaaatgtggatgttttaatcctactttaaaaggggaacaataatatccTTAGGAGGGAGttgggaggcaaattttagagcagagcctgaaggaattgccattcagagcctgtcccacatgcggcccatacatatacagacccCAAActaggcaagatggatgaagctaaaaagtgcaggctgacaggaaacagatgtagatctctcctgagagagacagccagaatatggcaaatacataggcaaatgccagcagcaaaccactgaaatgagaacaggactccagttgaaggaatcagaaaaaggacttaaAGACCTGAAGTGATTtaataccccatatgaacaacaatgccaaccaaccagagctttcagggtctaagccactacccagactaTACATGTACTTACCTTGGGCTCCGaaatcataggtagcaatgaatagcttaatagtggcaccagtggaaggggaagcccttggcacagccaaggctggacccccagtgaaagtgattgttatggggagggcggtaatggggggaggttggagaCGGGAatacccacatagaaggggagaggttagggggatattggcctggaaaccaggaaagggaatcacatttgaaatgtaaataagaaatacccaatttaataaagatgtaaaaaaaaagaacttaactAATGTGGAATTTTGTATTGTTATATATGACTTTAGGGGTTGATAGAGCAGGAAGACACTCCCCCCTCCAGATACTCTTAGTGTGTCTCTTAGCCCCTGCAGACTCTGCTGAGAGATCATGAATGATGATAAAAAAATCCATTCTAAAAAAGATTTAAGAATTGATTACTGAGAAACAAGGGTTCAAACACGCCTGTAGGTTTTTGTATATGAATGACCATATCTATATATTTGTTCCAACCCTTAACAGGACATTGTCTACCTCATTCAGGTCCTGGACTGAATTGTCCACTATTTTCTGCTTTGGCTGGCACCATGTGTTTAGATATTTTCTTCAGGAGAACCTCTTCTCAGCTCTCTTTGATCTGTGGCTGCTTGATTTCAAAACTCCCTGGGGTCAAAGACCATGAAGAATCCTTTCATCAGGGCTTTCATCCATCTTTCACAAATAGTCTGCTTCTCTAGATCTTTGTCATAGATCCACATCCACTCTTATAACCATTGTTGCTTCATCAAATATCTACTATTAATAAGCACTTTGGGATTTAATGGATGAAATAAAGTAACTGTAAGTAGTAAAACTGAACAgaaaggaaacactgttcttCAGTTTCAACTGGTAAATATCAAGAGTGACCACAACTGTTTGCCTCAGTTCCTTTGTGAGTCTTTCTGGGGAAAGGGAACCAGTGCTCTGGGGAAATTAGGATAATCACAATGACATCTTGATTAAGATACTTATTCTATCTGTATTAGTCTTTACACAAAATAGTCTACAGTTGATGGTTTTTTTCTGCCAAGTGTAAGAGAATGATTTGGCAGAGTAGGAAACTAACTGAACAAACAAATTTTCACATGGCATTAAAATTCCACCATATCATGTGATTTCAAGAGACATAGTCAGACTGGTTGCAGAAGATTTCAGTAAAGTTTAATACTACAGTTTAAAGTCAATAGGAATGGGCCGGCAAGAGAGATCGGTGGGTAAGAGTGACAGCTGTGCATTCCGTTTGACATGAATTCCGTCTATGGGAACCTTGTTAAAAAGCTGTATGTGACAGCATGATTCTGTAATCAGAACACTGCTACCATGAGAAGGGAGGTTTAGACAAGTGAACTGGCTAAAAGCTCTTAGTTCAACTAGTGTAGACTGTCAGAGTGACAGCCACAAAGGACACTACCCtaaggtaaaaggagagaacaagTTCCTTGGCCTGTGAATATCCATGTTAAAAACACCAACATACCTctattccctcttccctcttaAACCTCCtaaaacacacatagacatatatacacacacacataaacacacacacacacacacacacacacacacacacacttattcacataggataaaaaataaaaataaaaaagtttacaTCTCCTCAAAAACAAGGTAAGAGCACTGTACAAATGAAAAAGACCTTCTACGACTTCCTTACAATTATTCCAGACTACCCATTTCTGTTCCAGACTCATGTGGCCCTGAGATCTTTTCCGTTCTCAGAGAACTTTAATCCCTCCAGTACCTTTACAAAGGCTTGCTTCAGCTGGCTGTTTGTTAGAATTAGAATGACTGAGTGACAGCAGGGATAGACGGATGCAGTTgtcaaaccaaaaataaatagcAGTTTGTTTTCTGGGATAAACATGCAGATGATTTCTACTGCAACACCTATAAAGTACAAGATGAAAAGGAtgataaatgaaattaaaaattttatggCTTTCACATGAGCTTCAGTGTTGAGATCTCTGAATCCTGAAACATTAGACTGCATCTGCCTGCTGTGTTTCCAAAGTGAAATAATTAACAAGAAACATGCAGTTAAGGTCATGATCAAGAGAGAAATGACTCCAATATTGATTAAAACATAGTTACTTGTGAATTCTCTCTTTTCCCAATGTGTCCCACTGGTCCTGTTTCCATGATTCTTTGGATTGCTCTTCATCACTTTCACAGTGAATGAGAAGGAGATTGCCCATGAAATTAATAAACACCACAAGAGAAAGGCAAATACTTTATCAGTTCTCCTCTTTAACCAGAGAAATATATAGTGGGAAAAATTTGCTATTTTTAGGAAATAGAAGATGCTGAGGCTGGTGGCAAACCAGACAGTCATGTGATTCACAGTCATCCATATACAAGAGATGATTTCAGTCAGACTCTTAGACAAATACTTCCCCGGAAAGAATAGCTTTGCATATGCGTCTAAAATTAATATCCATACAATAAAAATTCTGGAAGTTGCTAAGCCAAAGAGAAGGAAACCAATCTTAGAGAGCTTCTTGTTCTTGGCCCAATCCATGCAGTTAACCAGGGCGATAAATGTGTTCCCTAAAACTCCCAGCCCAGCTTCAACAGTTGCAATGGAAAGAAGGATGCCTTCTGCTGCACTGAGCATCTCTGCAGGTTGCTATGTTTGTATCTGTTTATTCTATAGCAGATCTGCTGCAGTGTCCTCTATATTGAGCacttgatagatttttttcttctttccttaaaTAAAGGATTTAAAAATACATCAAGCTTACGTTGTGTGAGAATCTAACATGTTTTCACAGAGTTCTGTCCACTTGCCTTGTAAGACTTGTCCACAAAACGCACGCAAAATAAATGTCTCTAATTTTCTTATAAGCAAATTATGATTTTCACTTCTCGTATTATGATTTCTCCTCTGACACtattttgcatgtaataaggCTAGTAGTTGAGTAGGATTGGCAGATATAAATGGGAAGAAATTAAGCAACTGGaaagtttaatttttatgttttatatatgaaatcatcatcatgagttgtgcaAGGTAATACATGCCTATAGTAACAGCTTTCTGAGAGATGAAATATTGTACCACTTTATCCTGTGAATTAGAGATCAGCTAGCCACACTACGGCCATCTTCTGAAGAAAAAATTCCATAACGGTAAAACTAAAGAACAAAGAATCCAAaccaggagaaaaagagagagaaaccaccataatttattatgtatacacacaaccTGATTGTACAAATACAAACTGATTAGATATAGATGAAATATATTTGCCTTAGTCTAGAATATTGATTTAGTGTTTAATTAGCATATATGCTCCTTTGTAGTATGGTAAGCTTCAGAATAACAAAAAAGTTGTATTTATGAATAATTCTACTTACTGATTGGTttcataaagatttttaaaatcaagCACATCATGATGTTAACAGTTTCAAACTTCTACTGCAAcactcttctgtttcctttccttttccttttttgtacAATTTTCTATGTActtttatgttgtgtgtgtgtgtgtgtgtgtgtgtgtgtgtgtgtgcgtgtgtgtgtgtgtgtgcacatgcatgtgtctatgtgtctatttGTGTATTTACACATAAATTTTTATCCATGTATAATTTAGTTGGCAAAATTGGTTTGGCAGTATTTAAAATTTTGAACTTGTCAAAATAAGATACCAATCTTATTAGGGAGAAAATGATCAatgtttatctttctgagtctgacCTATTTTACTCCATTTGCAGAAGGTATACTTTTTCACTAACATTTATGGCAGaatcaattttcattttaaaaaatctattcatGGAGAGGAAGGCAGATTTTTTAACTTGCCTGGATGAACTGTATTACAATAAACAGTGTGCAAGCATCTTTGTGGTATGTAGATTTGGAATCCCTGGGATGTGAAGTAAGAATTGTTGTAGTTAGGTCATATGGTAGTTCTTTTTCATGTTTCTGAAAATCATCTATACTGATTCTTGTAATGGCCAGACTAAGCTACATTACCATCAGCAATATAGAAGAATCTCTTTCCCCAATACCTTGTCAGCGTTTGTTGTAATTTATGTTCTTGATTATAGTCATTCTGACTAGGGTGAGAGGGAATtccaaaatagttttaatttgtgtttcctaATAGCTGAGGGTGTTGAACAGTTTTTGAAATATTGAAGGCCATTTGTGTCTTTTTGAAAACTATTTGTTCATACCATTAGCCTATGTACTGATTGGTTTGTTGGTATTTAATATTTTGAGCttgtcatatataataaatactaatTATGTATTGAATAAATGATTAGACAATGACTATTTCCTCTCATCCTGTCTCTTCATTCAACCAGCTTTGCAGATTTACATAGTTACTGGcttaattttataatattatcagcaataaataatttttctttctcataCAGGCCAGTATAAGTTTTATTCTCCATGTTCTATGTCCTAAGATTGTCCTCTTTTAATCAGTAGGGTCTTAAAAAACTCTAGTGAGTAAGCAAAAATAATGGCGACAGGCTGTTTATTTGAGGGGATCTCCTCGTCTGATTTATTGTCACTGGAATTGATCAGTACGAGGAATCATTTCATCATTCTTATGATCTATTTTTCTATTACTATTTTTCTAACTATTAGTGATAAATTCATGATTATGACTGTAGTACTAAATCAAATACATAATGTACCATGAAATTTGTGGTTTAATGGGTAAAAATAGAGAGCACttagtaaaaagtaaaaatatacacAAAAGTTTCCTTTTTCAAATGTCCAGACTGATTGTAATgttctcttttggtttcttttcctttgagtctTCCGAGGAAAGTATATCAGTGGCACAGGAAAGCCCAGAGAATCACAATGAAGTGTTGTTTGTTGATTGACACATCATGAAGTCTTCCTTCACCTGGGATGGTCTATGGTTGATGTTCTTCCTTTAGCAAATGTACAGGAAAGGATTCAAGAATCAGGAGAATGACTGAACGATAAACCTGTACACATGGGATTAAAACACACCTCGGAGTGTGATTCCTGGAGAGGCAGTAGACTTTGAACAAGAGTTCAAAAGAACAGTGTTTGATAATGGTGCCAAATCAATAAAAGAACATAGTTCAAGTGAAAAGatcttcagggattttttttttctactcacTATTTCGGATTGTTTGTCTTCCGGACTGTCATGTGTTTCtgaattcttttccttcctcagaGCACTTTAATTGTTGCAGTATCCTTACAAAGCATTGTCTCAGCCGGCTGTTTGCTAGAATTAGGATAAGTGAGTGGCAGCAGGGATAGAGGAATGCAATAGTCAAACCAAACACGAATAACAAGTTATTTTCTGGGACTAACAGACAAATGACATTGATGGTAATACCAATTAAATGCAatataaaaaggataataaaagataataaaactTTTATTGTTTTCACATGAACTTCTGTGTTGAGATCTCTGAGTCCTGATTCATTTGATTGCATCCACTTGCTGTGTCTCCAAAGGGAAATAATTAAGAGAAAACATACAATTAACAttattataaaaagtaaaaacactCCCCCATTGGTGAAAACATAGTTAGTGATTAACTCACTTTTCTTCATGTGGATTTGCCAAGATGAGTTTATATACagcatttttttatctttaaccATCTTTACAActactgggaaagaaaatagccATGACATAAGTAAGCACCCTATCAGGAAGGCAAAAACTATATTAATTCTTCTTTTTAACCAGAGAAATATGTGGTGGGAAAAATTTGCTATCTTGAGGAAATAAAAGATACTGAGGCTGGTAGCAAACCAAACATTCAATTGACTGGTAATTATCCATAGATAACTGATGAGTTCAATTATGTTGATAGGAGACAGCAACTGTGGagagaatatttttatgtatgcCTCTGTGATTAAGATCCACACGAGGCAGATTCTGGAAATTGCCAAGCCAGTGAGAATGAAGCCAATATTATAGAGATTCTTGTTCCTGGTACAGTCCATGCAGTTCACAAGTGCAATGAATGTGTTCCCTACAATGCCCAGCAAAGCCTCACTAGTTGCAACTGAAAGAAGGACACCTTCCATTGCACCCAGCATCTTCGCAGATCTTTAAAATAGCTTCTGCCACAGAATTTTAAGATGGCAATCTATTGGCTGCTCAATAAAGGAGTggctttcccttctttctttcaagacttacatatatttaaaagaaatgtttgtggTAGTATCTGAAATCTCTTGATGCAGTTCCCTCCATTGCTTGTCTAGAGGATGCTGCAGACTGAATGTCTTCTTGCCATTTGTTAATAGGCAAatgaaagttttttttgttttgtatattttattcatCCCTGTGAGACTATTTTGCATTTGAAGAAGTGTCAGTTTGTGAGGTCTATGGTCTGACTGCAGGAAAGGAGGAAGGTCACAGGAGGGTGGGAAATTGATGAGAGTATGAGGAATGGTAGACATACTCTGTTCACTTTGAGTGAAGGCTTTCAGGCAGGTATCTCCCAAACCAAAGCATGTTCTGGTCCTCAAGAACCCCTCATAAGTGGACAGCATACAGGCTCTATAGAGGTAGGCACACAAGCCCTATAGATACACACCTACAGCCAACAGAGCAAAGGGAAGGTGAAGATGATGTTTTCTGGTGTCATATCCACCTTAACCCAGAAACATACGAAAGTGGCACTCAGCTAAAAATAAGTATATAGCAGATTATTGTTCTTTTGGGTTTTCCCAAACATTTGATGTCAGCTGTTTTTGTGCTGACTAATAGCTATATTAATGCCACATTATCTAAGCATAAACTTGCCTTTACATAGTCTGTTTTCTAAAGAGATATATGCAGAAATGagcaaaacacaaaatacaactctgatttttatattttaataatcaaAATCAGCATCACtgctggtcacagtgacactttttttttccatggGAAGGGGAAAAATGTTGTATTTCACTTACAGTTTCTTATAAGAGTTTATCATCAAAAACAGTTAGGGTGGAACAGTTAGACAGGATAGGAggctggaggcaagagctgatccagaggtcagagaggaatacttcttactggtttgctcatcatggctttcttacagaactcacGACAAGTGACCAGGGACAGCTCCTACAATGTGCCCTCCCACATtgattactaattaagaaaatgccctatatcTGGATCTTCTGGAGTTATTTTCTCAGTTGGAACCCCTTccttctgatgactctagcttgtgtctagATGTCATAAAACTAACCAGTTCAGTCACCTTGAGGGACAGCACATGCAAGATAACTATTATTTGTCTCTCTATTTCTTGAGTCATTTTTGGACAGATATTCAACATTCCCCACTAGGCAAGATAATACATCTCCATGTCATGAGACCCAGGGAATAACCCAGCCTCCCCACTCAGAAGAAAGATCTTTCCATTGCACAGCCTTTGCAGCAGGAACAGGAGGTCTGGCAAGTCTTATATCCATTGGATCTTTTGGCAAACTCAACATGCAATTTACTTTATGGCGTTTGTGTTCATTCCAAGGGGAACAAATGTTACTTCGTCCTGGGGGTACCTGCCAGACATGCATAGCAATCAGTCTTTTGCACATGTATGTAATTTTAATCTATTCCACCCAAGTATTTAACTCTCCATATCCAGTTTCTATTTCTAACATCTCTAACAAGTTCCCACACTGTGAAACTTGGCATGCATCAAATTATATCTTAAGGGTTTGATGAGGTTCACTTATATAAATCACTAAGCTAATAGGAAAAGAATATTGAAGAACTTCCCGGCCAGTATTACTTAAAGTCTCCACCTTACTTAAAgtctctatatttttttaaattttattgcatattttatgtgcttacatataaaatgttatcaccctttccccctctcctattCACCCCCCCTTTGCCTACTTTTATGAAGATGATTCCACTCCCACCCAACCACTACTTCCTCAATGCCCAGGTATTCCCTTTCACTGGGGAAGCCAGtgttcacaggaccaaaggcttctccaattaatgccagacaatgccattctctgctacatatgcagctggggacATGGGTCTCCCACCCtgatgtgtactctctggttggtagttttgtccctggaagctctggagggtctagttggttgatattgttgctcttcctatggtgttgcaaaccccttcagcaccttcaatcctttctctaactcctcctttgaggtccctgtgctcagtcctgtAGTTatctgtaagcatcctcatctgtatcagtaaggctctggctgaacccctcaggagacatccatatcaggatcctgtcagcaagaacttcttgacatcagc is part of the Rattus norvegicus strain BN/NHsdMcwi chromosome 4, GRCr8, whole genome shotgun sequence genome and encodes:
- the Tas2r105 gene encoding taste receptor type 2 member 105, which gives rise to MLSAAEGILLSIATVEAGLGVLGNTFIALVNCMDWAKNKKLSKIGFLLFGLATSRIFIVWILILDAYAKLFFPGKYLSKSLTEIISCIWMTVNHMTVWFATSLSIFYFLKIANFSHYIFLWLKRRTDKVFAFLLWCLLISWAISFSFTVKVMKSNPKNHGNRTSGTHWEKREFTSNYVLINIGVISLLIMTLTACFLLIISLWKHSRQMQSNVSGFRDLNTEAHVKAIKFLISFIILFILYFIGVAVEIICMFIPENKLLFIFGLTTASVYPCCHSVILILTNSQLKQAFVKVLEGLKFSENGKDLRAT
- the Tas2r114 gene encoding taste receptor type 2 member 114 (The RefSeq protein has 5 substitutions compared to this genomic sequence); protein product: MLGAMEGVLLSVATSEALLGIVGNTFIALVNCMDCTRNKNLYNIGFILTGLAISRICLVWILITEAYIKIFSPQLLSPINIIELISYLWIITSQLNVWFATSLSIFYFLKIANFSHHIFLWLKRRINIVFAFLIGCLLMSWLFSFPVVVKMVKDKKMLYINSSWQIHMKKSELIINYVFTNGGVFLLFIIMLIVCFLLIISLWRHSKWMQSNESGFRDLNTEVHVKTIKVLLSFIILFILHLIGITINVICLLVPENNLLFVFGLTIAFLYPCCHSLILILANSRLKRCFVRILQQLMCSEEGKEFRNT